Part of the Nocardia higoensis genome, AGCGCAGCGGAGATCATCGCCACGTCCTCTTCTCGTCCGCGTCCCGAGAACGGGCTAGAGGACGCCTGCCTCGCGCAGCTTCTCGATCTCGTCGTCGGTCTTGCCGAGCAGGCCCCGGTAGACCTCCTCGTTGTGCTGTCCCGGCCGCACCGAACCCGCGTTGCGGATCGCGCCCGGCGTCTCGGAGAGGACCGGAATGATGCCCGGTCCCTTCACATTCCGGCCGATGCGCTCGTCGTAGTGGTCGGCGATCATGCCGCGCGCCCGCAGCTGCGGATCCTCGACCACCTCCGCGACGGTGTTGATCGGCCCGCTGATGACACCGGCCTCGTTGAGTGTGGCGATGATGTCGCCGGGCTGCCGGGTGGCGGCCCATTCGGCGATGATCGCGTCCAGCTCATCCTGGTTCCTGCCCCGGGCGAGGTGGTCGGCGAAGCGCTCGTCGTCGGCGAGTCCCGGCTGCCCCATCGCCGCGCACAGGCGGCGGAACACGGTGTCCTGGTTGGCGGCGATCACCACCCAGCTGCCATCGGCGCTGCGGTAGATGTTCGACGGCGCGATGCCCTCCAGGCGGGTGCCCGACGGTCCGCGCACCACGCCGCCGATGTCGTAGTCGGGAATGGTCGATTCCTGGATCGCCAGGCACGCCTCGGTGAGCGCGGCGTCGACGATCTGGCCTTCGCCGGTGACCGAGCGGCGGTAGAGCGCGGCCAGCGCTCCCTGCGCGGCGAACATGCCCGCCAGGCTGTCGCCGAGGGAAAGAGCCAGGCGCGGTGCCGGGCCGCCGGGGAAGCCGTTCATGTGTCGCAGGCCGCTGGCCGCCTCGGCGACCGAGGCGTAGCCGGCCTTGTGCGCGTCCGGGCCGGTCTGGCCGTACCCGGAGACCCGCACCAGGATGATGCCGCGGTTGCGTTCACGCAGGGTCTCGTAGCCCAGACCCCACTTCTCCAACGTCCCAGGCCGGAAGTTCTCGACGATGATGTCGGACCGTTCCACCAGTTCCAGGAACAGGTCACGGCCCTGCGGCTCACGCAGATTCAGCGTGATGGCCTTCTTGTTGCGGGCCGCGACCGTCCAGAAGAAACGGTGGCCGTCGAGTTCGGCCTGCCCCCAGGTGCGCAGCGGATCGGGCCGGTCGGGCAGCTCGATCTTGAGCACCTCGGCGCCCATGTCGCCCAGCAGGCGGGCGGCGAACGGTCCGGAGATCAGTGTGCCGACCTCGAGGACACGGATGCCGTCGAGAGCGCCGATGTGCTCCGGGCCGACGGTGGGCGAGTCGGCGAATGCCGAGTGGGAGGTGGGGGAGGGGGTCATCTGCGGATTCATTCAGGTCGTGGGGGCGAGGTGGTGTTTCGTGAGCCAGTCGCTGATGATCCGCACCGCCTCGGTGAGGGGTTCGCGCTGGTCCGGTCCCAGATAGTAGTGGTTCGCTCCGGCGATCTCGTGCAGTTCCTTGTCCTCGGTGCCGATGGCGCCGAAGATGGCGTGCGCGTGGCTCGGGGTGCAGATGTTGTCGGCGGCGTTGAAGATCACCAGGGTCGGCACGGCGATGTCGGGGCCGCAGTCGACGATGTCGCCGCGGGCGTCGTCGTAGCTCCACTGCGACAGCCAGCTGCGCAGCGTGGTGAACCGGGCCAGGCCGAACGGGCCCTGGTTGACCTCCTGCGGATCGCCCAGGTAGGACTCGCCGGGGTTGCGGTCGTTGGGATCGATGGCGGGATCGAGCCAGCGCGGGTCGGCCATGGTGCCGTGCACGACGAAGCCGAACTCGTCGTTCGGGCGGCCCGCGGCCTTCAGCTCGGCCAGTTTGTCCTTCACCCAGGCGGTGATCCTGCGGTTGCGCGCGATCTGGGCCTGCCGGTAGCGGTCGAGGAATTCGGCGGTGTACGGGGGCTGGTTCGGGTTGGCCGGGTCGTAGAGATCCAGCTCGGGGTCGCGCACAGTGGGGTCGGATTCGTCGAGGATGGCGGCGTCCATCGACTCGGTGAGCGTGTGGTGGCGGCTGATGTGCGCGGCGACCAGCGCGATGCCGTCGACGGGCGGCAGGTCGGCCTTGGTGAGGTCGGGGCCGTCGCCGGACGGGCTCGCCGTCAACGTCGGCTTCGCGGCCTGCTGCTGGTAGAAGACCGACAGCGAACCGCCGCCGGACCAGCCGAGCAGCACGACCTTCCGGTAGCCGAGCCGATTCTTGGCGTCGCGGACGCATTCGCCGAGATCCTGGACGACCTTCTCCATCAGCAGCGCGGCATCGGCGCCGCGGTAGCGGCTGTTGCACACGATGACGTGGTGCCCGGCCTTGGCCAGCGAGCCCACGATCGGCAGATAGGTGCCGCTGGACACCGGGTGCATGAGCACCAGCACGGTGTCGGACTCGTGGTCGCGGGGCTTGACCAGCTGGGATTCGAGGGTGACCAGCTCGGTCAGCCCGCCGTAGGCGTCGCGGCCACCGGTGGTGTTCGCGTAGGCGACGACGTACGGGATGCGTTCGATGCGAGACATTGTGCCTGCCTTGGTATGTCGAGAGGAGAGATCAGTGGGCGCCGGACGAGATCAGTGGGCGCCGGACGAGATCAGTGGGCGCCGAGGTCGGCGGCGAGGTACTCGGGCGAGGGGATCAGCCTACGGCGGGTGTCGATGGCGATGGTCGTCCAGCCGATACGGGTGATCTCCTCGCGCTTACGCCGGGCGCGCTCGCGCATCTTCTCCGGCGCGCCGTGGTGCACCCCCTGCGGCGCGTGCGAGATCAGGCCGGGCGGCATCGGCACGCCGTACATCTCCCCGCCGTGGAAGAAGGCGATCTCGTCGTAGTCGACGTTGCGGTGGTACCACGGGATGGTCTCGGTGCCCGGCGCGGATTCGGCGAGCTTGGGCAGGAAGTTCATCACGTAGACGCCGGTGGCCTCCATGAACAGATGCACCGTCGGGGGCAGGTGCACGCTCTCGGAGAGGATGACGTTGTAGTCGGCGATGTTGAAGGTGAACGGGAAGCTGTCCCCGCGCCAGCCCTCGACGTCGAGCGGGTGGTGCTTGTAATACAGCCTGGTCGGGCCGCCCTCGTGGAACAGCACGATCTCGTAGCTCTCGCGGCCGTCGTCGTCGTGGGCGGCGGGCTCGGGAATGGTGACCAGCGCCGGGTCGAACGGGAAGTGCCTGCCCAGGTAGCCGGCATCGGGGACGCGGAACTCCTCGGTCGCCTCGATCATCAGCAACGTGGTCTCGGCCGCGGGGACCTGGCGGAACGTGCAGCCCTTGGGGATGTAGATCCAGTCGCCCTCGCGGTAGTCCAGCGGGCCGAACTCGGTCTCCAGCAGACCGGAGCCCGCGTGCACGAAGGAGAGCACATCGCCGTCGACGTAACGCACGAAGTGCGGCATCTGCTCGCCACGGCGGCTGAGCAGGATGCGGCAGTCGGCATTGTGGAACAACCGCAGCGGGGCGCCCGCGGGGTCGGTGGCGTCGGCGGGGGTCAGCGAGCTCGCCAGCACGTCGGTGGGACGCAGGGGGCCGACCGCTTTGTACTGGGTCGGATCGTTGCGGCGGTAGAGGCTCGCGGTGCGGCCGGTGAAGCCGCCGCGGCCGAGTTCGTCGTCCTTGAGTCCGTCGAGGTCGGCGTGCAGGCGGCGGGGAGTGGTGCCTTTACGCAGGTGCACAAACGATTCCATGTCAGCTTCCAGTCCTCGTGCGGGGCCGCGTCGATCCGCCACCGCGAAGCCATCTCGATGGGAGCCAATGTTTCAGATAAATTGATTACCGTCAATATCTTTGGTGGGGTCGATATCGTTCGACGAGCCGTCGAGACGTACGGTTTTCCGGAGAAGTCGCCGGAACCTCGATCCGATCGGCGGCCGGTGGGTAGCGCAGCAGTGGAGGACGCCGTGGAATCCGTGAAGGCCGAGCCCGCCCCGGGGGCCGAGCCCGCGCCGGGCACGGGGCCGGAGATCGCGCGGGTCAAGAAGTCGCGTGGTCGCCCGCCCGCCGGTGGATCGCCCGCCTCGGCCGACGAGATCATGGCCGCCGCCCTGCGGATCTTCGCCCGCGACGGTTTCGCCGGCGCGTCGGTGGCCGAGATCAACCGCGAGCTCGGCGTCAGTCACAACCTGATCCACCAGCGTTTCGGCTCCAAGGAGGGGCTGTGGTTCGCGGTGGTGGACTGGGTATTCGGGCACGCCGCCGCTCTGGTCGCCGAGGGCGCCGCCGGTCCGGATCTCGCGCCGCTGGAGGAGTTCCGGCGCGGCATCGTGCGCTTTCTGATCCTGCAGGCCGACTATCCCGACGCGGTCCGGCTGGTCAGCATGGAATCGGCGATCGAGGGCCCACGCCTGGCCTACCTCTACGAGCGTCACATCGAGCCGATCCTGGTGCGCCTGGCCAAGCCACTCGAACCGCTGATCCGCCGGAAAGTGCTCACCCGCAACGACTTACGGTCCATCCACTTCCTCATCGCGCACGGCGCGACGGCCCCGTTCTCGGCGCTGCCGCTGGCCAGGCGGATGGCGCCCGGCGACCCGCTCTCGGCGCAGGCGGTGCGCAGGCACGCGCACTTCGTCGCGGACATGATCGTGGCCGGTGTCGAGGCCAAGGCGAACCAGCCGGGCGCGTCGGCGCATCCGCCGGGCGCAGCGCGGGATCGGCGGCGCGGGGACGACGGGCAATCGCGCGACTAAGCTGAGGCGGTGGCGCGGGCACGCGGTGCCGTCCAGCTGACGGTCGACGACTGGTTGCAGGCCGGATACACGGTGCTGGCCGAAGAGGGTTTCCGCGCGCTCAAGATCGACGTGCTGTGCACTCGCCTCGGCGTCACCAAAGGCAGCTTCTACCACCATTTCCAGGACATCACCGCGTTCAAGAACGCGCTGGTCGACGCCTGGGGCCAATGGAGCGACGTAGACCACCAGCGGATGGACGCCCTCGCGGACACCCCGCCGCGCGAACGGCTGATCGCCATGATGGGCCTGCTGGTCAGCCCGCGGCACTGGACGCTGGAGCGTGCCATGCGGGAGTGGGCCCGATCCGACCCACGCGCGGCCGCGAGCGTGCGCGCCTCGGACAAACAGGCGAAACGCGCGGTCCGCCGGGCCTTCGCCGACCACGGCTTCGACCCCGAGACCGCCGCCCGCCGGGCCGAATGGACCTTCGCTCTCGGCATCGGGGCACTGCACCTGTCGAATTCGGCGCGCGGTGGCAAGCCATCGCCTTCCGAGCGCGAGAAACTCGTGGACTTCCTGCTGCGGCCCTGACCTCATCGCCGTTCGGGCCGCTGCGGCCACCGCCTGGCGGCCGATCGTTTCCTCGGGGCGCTGCCGGGACATGCCTTCCCGGACCGGCGCCCGCCGCCTACGCCCGCGGGCGCGCGCCTCCGGACGAGCCGGGAACCGCGTGCGTCGTCTCCGGTTCGCGAGGCCCTCTCCCGACCGGCGGCCCTGCGGGGCGGGCGTGGCGGGTCTGGCGTGCCGGAGGTTCGCGGTCGGCATCGGTGCTGGCAGGATCGTGAGCATGGGTGTTCGGCGGTGGTTCGGGGTAGCGGCGGCGGTGTCGATCGTGGTGGCGACGGCGGGGTGCGTCGCCGAGGGCGACGCGCCGGTCGGGTCGATGCCGCCCGCGCCCGACGGTCTGTCCCGCTTCTACGAGCAGGACCCGCGGTGGACCGCGTGCGCAGAGATCGCGGGCGAGCAGGTGAGCCTGCCGCCGATCGCGCAGTGCACCAGGATCGAGGTGCCGATCGACTACGCCGAGCCGGAAGGTCCCACCGCGCAGCTCGCGCTCTCGCGCATCCCGGCCACCGGGCCGAAGATTGGCTCGTTGCTGATGAATCCGGGCGGTCCCGGCGTCTCCGGCCTGGACACGGTGCTCGTCGGCAATCAGACCCCGCTGGCGCAGCGGTTCGACCGGGTCGGATTCGATCCGCGCGGCGTGGGTTCGTCCACGCCCGTGGTCACCTGCCTGACCCCGGCGGAAGCCGATGCCGAGCGCGCCGAACCACCGGAGGAGAGCACACCGGAGGGGATCGCGCAGACCGAGGCGGAGAACCGCGAGTACGCGGACAAGTGCGTCCAGCGCAGCGGCGTCGACCTGCTCGAGCACATCGGCACCCGCGAGGTCGTGCAGGACATGGACGTGATCAGGGCCGTGCTGGGCGATGCGAAGCTGACCTATCTCGGCTACTCCTACGGCACCAAGATCGGCGCGCTGTATGCCGAGAAGTTCCCCGACCGGGTGCGCGCGATGGTGCTCGACGGCGCCGTGGACGCCTCGGTGGACCCCGTCCAGGAGGCTTTGCGCCAGGCCGCCGGTTTCCAGCGGGCCTTCGACGCCTACGCGGCCGAGTGCGCCCAGGCCGCCGACTGCCCGCTCGGTACCGATCCCACCCAGGCGGTCGCCCGGTTCCGCGAACTGGTCGATCCGCTGTGGGACACCCCGGCCGCCACCACCGACCCGCGCGGCCTCGGCTACAACGACGCCATGACCGGCGTCACCCAGACCCTCTACGCCGACGAACTGTGGCAGCGGCTCACCCTGGGGCTGCAGGAGTTGCGCGAGGGCCGCGGCGACACCCTGCTGTATCTGGCCGACATCTACGACGGCCGCAACGACGACGGCACCTACAGCAATATCCAGGACGCGTTCAACGCCATTCGCTGCGTGGACGATCCGCGCGTCACCGATCCGGCCGTCGCCGCCCGGCTCGACACCGAATACCGCAAGGCCGCGCCCTTCCTCGACGACGGCCGCGGGACCGGCGCCTCGGCGCGGGAATTGTGCGCGAGCTGGCCGGTGCCCAATTCCGGCGAGCCGCACACCATCGCGGTCGACGGGCTGCCCACCACGGTCGTGGTCTCCACCACCGACGACCCGGCCACGCCGTATCAAGCCGGTGTCGACCTGGCGGCCCAGCTCGACGCGGCCCTGATCACCTTCGAGGGGAATCGGCACACCGCCGCCCTCGTGGTGGGTGACGAGTGCCTGGATTCGGCCGTCATCGCCTACCTGGTCGACCTGATCGAACCTCCGCAGGGCCTGAGCTGTTGAGGCCCCGCCGAGCACCGCAAAAAACTGATGCACCTCATGTAACACGGATTTAACGCCAAGTGACTACGGTCGCGCGTATGGATCGCCAGAAGGAATTCGTGCTGCGGACGCTCGAAGAGCGGGACATCCGCTTCGTGCGTCTCTGGTTCACCGACGTCTTGGGCTACCTGAAGTCCGTCGCCATCGCACCCGCCGAGTTGGAAGGCGCGTTCGAAGAGGGCATCGGCTTCGACGGGTCGGCCATCGAGGGCTTCGCCCGGGTATCCGAGGCCGATATGGTCGCCCGGCCCGATCCTTCGACCTTCCAGGTGCTGCCGTGGGCCTCGAGCAAGGGGCATCAGCACTCCGCCCGCATGTTCTGCGACATCACCATGCCCGACGGCTCGCCGTCCTGGGCCGACCCGCGCCACGTGCTGCGCCGTCAGCTCAACAAGGCCGGTGACGTCGGGTTCAGCTGCTACGTCCACCCCGA contains:
- a CDS encoding CaiB/BaiF CoA transferase family protein; its protein translation is MTPSPTSHSAFADSPTVGPEHIGALDGIRVLEVGTLISGPFAARLLGDMGAEVLKIELPDRPDPLRTWGQAELDGHRFFWTVAARNKKAITLNLREPQGRDLFLELVERSDIIVENFRPGTLEKWGLGYETLRERNRGIILVRVSGYGQTGPDAHKAGYASVAEAASGLRHMNGFPGGPAPRLALSLGDSLAGMFAAQGALAALYRRSVTGEGQIVDAALTEACLAIQESTIPDYDIGGVVRGPSGTRLEGIAPSNIYRSADGSWVVIAANQDTVFRRLCAAMGQPGLADDERFADHLARGRNQDELDAIIAEWAATRQPGDIIATLNEAGVISGPINTVAEVVEDPQLRARGMIADHYDERIGRNVKGPGIIPVLSETPGAIRNAGSVRPGQHNEEVYRGLLGKTDDEIEKLREAGVL
- a CDS encoding alpha/beta fold hydrolase — its product is MSRIERIPYVVAYANTTGGRDAYGGLTELVTLESQLVKPRDHESDTVLVLMHPVSSGTYLPIVGSLAKAGHHVIVCNSRYRGADAALLMEKVVQDLGECVRDAKNRLGYRKVVLLGWSGGGSLSVFYQQQAAKPTLTASPSGDGPDLTKADLPPVDGIALVAAHISRHHTLTESMDAAILDESDPTVRDPELDLYDPANPNQPPYTAEFLDRYRQAQIARNRRITAWVKDKLAELKAAGRPNDEFGFVVHGTMADPRWLDPAIDPNDRNPGESYLGDPQEVNQGPFGLARFTTLRSWLSQWSYDDARGDIVDCGPDIAVPTLVIFNAADNICTPSHAHAIFGAIGTEDKELHEIAGANHYYLGPDQREPLTEAVRIISDWLTKHHLAPTT
- a CDS encoding homogentisate 1,2-dioxygenase, with the protein product MESFVHLRKGTTPRRLHADLDGLKDDELGRGGFTGRTASLYRRNDPTQYKAVGPLRPTDVLASSLTPADATDPAGAPLRLFHNADCRILLSRRGEQMPHFVRYVDGDVLSFVHAGSGLLETEFGPLDYREGDWIYIPKGCTFRQVPAAETTLLMIEATEEFRVPDAGYLGRHFPFDPALVTIPEPAAHDDDGRESYEIVLFHEGGPTRLYYKHHPLDVEGWRGDSFPFTFNIADYNVILSESVHLPPTVHLFMEATGVYVMNFLPKLAESAPGTETIPWYHRNVDYDEIAFFHGGEMYGVPMPPGLISHAPQGVHHGAPEKMRERARRKREEITRIGWTTIAIDTRRRLIPSPEYLAADLGAH
- a CDS encoding TetR/AcrR family transcriptional regulator, translated to MESVKAEPAPGAEPAPGTGPEIARVKKSRGRPPAGGSPASADEIMAAALRIFARDGFAGASVAEINRELGVSHNLIHQRFGSKEGLWFAVVDWVFGHAAALVAEGAAGPDLAPLEEFRRGIVRFLILQADYPDAVRLVSMESAIEGPRLAYLYERHIEPILVRLAKPLEPLIRRKVLTRNDLRSIHFLIAHGATAPFSALPLARRMAPGDPLSAQAVRRHAHFVADMIVAGVEAKANQPGASAHPPGAARDRRRGDDGQSRD
- a CDS encoding TetR/AcrR family transcriptional regulator; translated protein: MARARGAVQLTVDDWLQAGYTVLAEEGFRALKIDVLCTRLGVTKGSFYHHFQDITAFKNALVDAWGQWSDVDHQRMDALADTPPRERLIAMMGLLVSPRHWTLERAMREWARSDPRAAASVRASDKQAKRAVRRAFADHGFDPETAARRAEWTFALGIGALHLSNSARGGKPSPSEREKLVDFLLRP
- a CDS encoding alpha/beta hydrolase codes for the protein MGVRRWFGVAAAVSIVVATAGCVAEGDAPVGSMPPAPDGLSRFYEQDPRWTACAEIAGEQVSLPPIAQCTRIEVPIDYAEPEGPTAQLALSRIPATGPKIGSLLMNPGGPGVSGLDTVLVGNQTPLAQRFDRVGFDPRGVGSSTPVVTCLTPAEADAERAEPPEESTPEGIAQTEAENREYADKCVQRSGVDLLEHIGTREVVQDMDVIRAVLGDAKLTYLGYSYGTKIGALYAEKFPDRVRAMVLDGAVDASVDPVQEALRQAAGFQRAFDAYAAECAQAADCPLGTDPTQAVARFRELVDPLWDTPAATTDPRGLGYNDAMTGVTQTLYADELWQRLTLGLQELREGRGDTLLYLADIYDGRNDDGTYSNIQDAFNAIRCVDDPRVTDPAVAARLDTEYRKAAPFLDDGRGTGASARELCASWPVPNSGEPHTIAVDGLPTTVVVSTTDDPATPYQAGVDLAAQLDAALITFEGNRHTAALVVGDECLDSAVIAYLVDLIEPPQGLSC